In Papaver somniferum cultivar HN1 chromosome 1, ASM357369v1, whole genome shotgun sequence, a genomic segment contains:
- the LOC113324623 gene encoding LOW QUALITY PROTEIN: pyruvate kinase isozyme A, chloroplastic-like (The sequence of the model RefSeq protein was modified relative to this genomic sequence to represent the inferred CDS: inserted 2 bases in 1 codon; substituted 1 base at 1 genomic stop codon) has product TSGHCIFIFREHLRGDLQLCPKWDWLDIEFGIAVRVDFIATFFVKSAEVIDHLKSYITARYGDSDISVHSKIDSVDSLQNLKEIIQASDVAMVERAGVLMLSRESAMCQFPDKALSVLRSVSLRIEKXWREEKHXFMYSESISGELCNSAAKVANSLKVD; this is encoded by the exons ACTTCAGGACATTGCATCTTCATATTCAGAGAGCATCTCAGAGGAGATCTGCAACTCTGCCCAAAATGG GATTGGCTGGATATTGAATTTGGTATTGCTGTGAGGGTTGATTTTATTGCCACCTTTTTTGTGAAGTCTGCTGAAGTGATTGATCATCTTAAGAGTTACATTACTGCACGATATGGTGACAG tgatATTTCTGTTCATTCAAAGATTGATAGTGTTGACTCTTTGCAGAACTTGAAAGAGATAATTCAGGCATCAGATGTTGCCATGGTAGAAAGAGCTGGCGTTTTGATGCTTTCCAGGGAGTCTGCAATGTGTCAATTCCCAGATAAAGCGTTGAGTGTACTGAGAAGTGTCAGCTTGAGAATCGAGAAGTAGTGGAGGGAGgaaaaaca atttatgtattcAGAGAGCATCTCAGGGGAGCTCTGCAATTCTGCCGCCAAAGTGG CCAACAGCTTGAAGGTCGATTGA
- the LOC113278842 gene encoding uncharacterized protein LOC113278842: MTCYNKRKVNFTGTHGSSSQSSLSTAHKFGKFRTRVGGPKLPTTSTTMEWRPIIAASWEILYCEEEGSIPWKRIAKTQKLMKTWALDDEFKRCWEWDASSGEEALGKVKDRYWRKLNGIPFKTLTNEESADMYNDTNIDWNPNIDPEISLSLDRDDAIFNEGWSDRFADDYLRNKDEKFTVGWGTYFQDPRKTNTGE, encoded by the coding sequence ATGACTTGTTACAACAAGAGAAAGGTTAACTTTACTGGAACACACGGATCATCGTCACAGTCATCATTGTCGACTGCGCATAAGTTCGGCAAGTTTAGAACACGTGTCGGAGGTCCTAAACTGCCCACAACATCAACAACTATGGAATGGCGTCCCATAATTGCGGCTTCATGGGAAATCCTATACTGCGAAGAAGAGGGATCTATCCCTTGGAAACGGATTGCGAAGACTCAAAAGTTAATGAAAACTTGGGCATTGGACGATGAGTTTAAAAGATGCTGGGAATGGGATGCTTCTTCGGGTGAAGAAGCGTTAGGAAAAGTAAAGGATCGGTACTGGCGTAAGCTAAATGGCATTCCCTTCAAAACTCTGACAAACGAAGAGTCTGCTGACATGTATAATGATACAAATATTGATTGGAACCCAAATATAGATCCTGAAATATCATTGTCTTTAGACAGAGATGATGCCATTTTTAATGAAGGCTGGAGTGATCGGTTTGCTGATGATTATTTGCGCAACAAGGATGAAAAGTTTACTGTAGGATGGGGCACTTACTTTCAGGATCCTAGGAAGACGAATACAGGAGAATGA